One segment of Pseudobythopirellula maris DNA contains the following:
- a CDS encoding YidC/Oxa1 family insertase periplasmic-domain containing protein, which yields MPAPSKDSKQPLDQRFFVFMLLSMSILLFFNGFMAPPVDPADEQAAQQEAEDAGLDLAAKPAAPVAAADADADGPSEAAPIGDDPTAEPELFTLGSVAPEAEYRLLTTIDNIGAAVRRVAIASPEYQDLDDRSGFLGHLELSDSPTGGALVGVVEPGSPAEEAGLAPGDVITSAGVKKQEDTPDAASLHALLDGTEPRETINLIGARADGEAFTTTATLRRQPLCVLRPEAENIALHGEAPPGGVVSEPSYVLRLKSVGGRTTADPVVVAANAKLTGEPWTQVEDDEAQADDAQVVAFRKRLPELGIEIVKRFTMSEVPAEHLDDKAYPGFHFDLGVEVRNLGAESTEVSYELTGPNGLPIEGWWYSMKIGRGWGGYGMRDVLVRYAGGRYTQIACKTVADGKAEPMGQGAPLAYIGVDSQYFASVLMPQKESLGNVWMNAARAELATPELDDKAQKTWNNPTVVLERKPLLLSPAGAEGFTHTDGYRVFAGPKLPDLLAAYHASGDDQHGLDGMLYYGWFGPVAWVMLGILHGFYAIVGNYGVAIILLTVLVRASMYPISRKQAQSMVKMQALKPEMDRIAEKYKNDMEKRSRAQQDLFRKHKVNPAAGCLPLFLQLPVFAGLYRALGVDVELRQAPLFSESIRFCSNLAAPDMAFDWSGFMPDWVNNGQGMFGLGPYFNVLPIVAVCLFLVQQKLFMPEATTEQARMQQSMMKYMMLFMGFLFFKWPSGLAIYLITSTLWGITERKLLPKPTIADAPAITASAAKPSKPAPKASSNGASKATAKRNKKKRKR from the coding sequence ATGCCCGCCCCTTCGAAAGACTCGAAGCAGCCGCTCGACCAGCGATTCTTCGTTTTCATGCTGCTGTCGATGTCGATCCTGCTGTTCTTCAACGGGTTCATGGCGCCCCCGGTGGACCCCGCCGACGAGCAGGCCGCTCAGCAAGAAGCGGAGGACGCGGGCCTCGACCTCGCCGCCAAGCCCGCCGCACCAGTCGCTGCCGCCGACGCCGACGCCGACGGCCCCTCCGAAGCCGCGCCGATTGGCGACGATCCCACGGCCGAGCCGGAACTCTTCACGCTTGGCTCTGTGGCGCCCGAGGCCGAGTACCGGCTGCTGACGACGATCGACAATATCGGCGCCGCCGTGAGGCGGGTCGCGATCGCGTCACCCGAGTACCAAGACCTCGACGACCGCAGCGGCTTCCTGGGGCACCTCGAACTGTCCGACAGCCCCACCGGCGGGGCGTTGGTAGGCGTCGTGGAGCCCGGCTCGCCCGCCGAGGAGGCGGGTCTCGCTCCGGGTGATGTGATCACATCGGCCGGCGTGAAGAAGCAAGAAGACACGCCCGACGCCGCCTCGCTCCACGCGTTGCTCGACGGGACCGAGCCGCGGGAGACGATCAATCTGATTGGCGCACGCGCCGATGGCGAGGCGTTTACGACCACCGCCACCCTGCGCCGGCAACCGCTTTGCGTTCTCCGTCCCGAAGCGGAAAACATCGCCTTGCACGGCGAGGCGCCCCCCGGCGGTGTGGTCTCGGAGCCTTCGTACGTGTTGCGGCTGAAGTCGGTCGGCGGTCGGACCACAGCCGACCCGGTGGTCGTCGCGGCGAACGCCAAGTTGACCGGCGAGCCGTGGACGCAAGTCGAAGACGACGAAGCGCAGGCCGACGACGCCCAAGTGGTCGCGTTTCGCAAGCGGCTGCCCGAGTTGGGGATCGAGATTGTCAAACGCTTCACGATGAGTGAAGTCCCCGCCGAGCACCTCGACGACAAGGCCTACCCCGGATTCCATTTCGACCTGGGGGTCGAGGTTCGCAACCTCGGGGCCGAATCGACCGAGGTTTCCTACGAGTTGACCGGCCCGAACGGCCTGCCGATCGAGGGTTGGTGGTACTCGATGAAGATCGGCCGCGGCTGGGGCGGCTACGGCATGCGCGACGTGCTGGTGCGTTACGCCGGCGGTCGCTACACGCAGATCGCCTGCAAGACCGTGGCGGACGGCAAGGCGGAGCCGATGGGCCAGGGAGCGCCGCTGGCGTACATCGGCGTCGACTCGCAGTACTTCGCCTCGGTGTTGATGCCGCAGAAAGAGTCGCTGGGCAACGTGTGGATGAACGCCGCCCGGGCGGAGCTGGCCACGCCCGAACTCGACGACAAGGCCCAGAAGACTTGGAACAATCCCACCGTGGTGCTCGAGCGCAAGCCGCTGCTCCTGAGCCCCGCCGGCGCCGAGGGCTTCACCCACACCGACGGCTACCGCGTGTTCGCCGGTCCCAAGCTGCCCGACCTGCTGGCCGCCTACCACGCCTCGGGCGACGATCAGCACGGCCTCGACGGCATGCTGTACTACGGTTGGTTCGGCCCGGTGGCGTGGGTGATGCTCGGCATCCTGCACGGGTTCTACGCGATCGTCGGCAACTACGGTGTAGCGATCATTCTGCTGACCGTGCTCGTGCGGGCCTCGATGTACCCGATCAGCCGCAAGCAAGCGCAGAGCATGGTCAAGATGCAGGCGCTCAAGCCCGAGATGGACCGCATCGCCGAGAAGTACAAGAACGACATGGAGAAGCGTTCTCGCGCCCAGCAAGACCTTTTCCGCAAACACAAGGTGAACCCGGCCGCCGGTTGCCTCCCGCTTTTCTTGCAGTTGCCCGTGTTCGCCGGTTTGTACCGGGCGCTAGGGGTCGATGTCGAGCTGCGGCAGGCGCCGCTGTTCAGCGAATCGATCCGGTTCTGCTCGAACCTGGCGGCGCCCGACATGGCGTTCGACTGGTCGGGCTTCATGCCCGACTGGGTGAACAACGGCCAAGGGATGTTCGGCCTGGGGCCGTACTTCAACGTGCTGCCGATCGTGGCGGTCTGTCTGTTCCTCGTGCAGCAGAAGCTGTTCATGCCCGAGGCGACCACCGAGCAGGCCCGCATGCAGCAAAGCATGATGAAGTACATGATGCTTTTCATGGGCTTCCTGTTCTTCAAGTGGCCGAGCGGATTGGCGATCTACCTGATCACGTCCACGCTGTGGGGCATCACCGAACGCAAGCTGCTTCCCAAGCCGACGATCGCCGACGCGCCGGCGATCACCGCCTCGGCGGCCAAGCCTTCGAAACCGGCGCCCAAGGCTTCGTCCAATGGCGCCTCGAAAGCGACCGCCAAGCGCAACAAAAAGAAACGCAAGCGCTGA
- the hemL gene encoding glutamate-1-semialdehyde 2,1-aminomutase, whose translation MTQPFSKNSRPNSAKAYARAQPLMPGGVNSPARAFGAVGGEPLFIDRADGAYLWDVDGHRYVDYIGSWGPMILGHRFPPVVAALEEAISRGTSFGAPTEAESELAELIIECVPSVERVRLVNSGTEATMSAVRLARGFTGRDQVIKFAGNYHGHVDSLLVAAGSSAATLGQPNSPGVTAGAAKDTIVLPYNDPEALAAAVAEHGDRLAAVIFEPVCGNMGVVAPTDEFLTALRSETRRCGALLIADEVMTGFRLSLGGAQERLGVEPDLTTLGKIVGGGLPVGAYGGRSDVMAHVLPEGPVFQAGTLSGNPLATAAGTATLRALRDQPPYARLETLAGRLEFGLRSAAEAAGVPFTLKRVGSMLTLFFSKDAVTDWESASRCDTERFGRYFWAMLDRGVYLPCSQYEALFVSASHTEEDIDATIAAAEESLKSVA comes from the coding sequence ATGACGCAACCTTTCTCGAAGAACTCTCGTCCCAACAGCGCCAAGGCCTACGCCCGAGCCCAACCGTTGATGCCGGGCGGCGTGAACAGCCCCGCCAGGGCTTTTGGAGCGGTCGGTGGCGAACCGCTGTTCATCGACCGGGCCGATGGGGCGTACCTGTGGGACGTCGACGGCCATCGTTACGTCGATTACATCGGCTCCTGGGGGCCGATGATCCTCGGGCACCGCTTCCCGCCGGTTGTCGCCGCCCTCGAAGAGGCGATCTCACGCGGCACGAGCTTCGGCGCCCCCACCGAGGCCGAGAGCGAGCTCGCCGAGCTGATCATCGAGTGCGTGCCGAGCGTCGAGCGGGTGCGGCTGGTGAACTCCGGAACCGAGGCGACGATGAGCGCCGTGCGGCTGGCGCGCGGCTTCACGGGACGCGACCAAGTGATCAAGTTCGCCGGCAACTACCACGGGCACGTCGACAGCCTGCTCGTGGCCGCCGGCAGTTCGGCCGCCACGCTCGGCCAACCGAATTCGCCCGGCGTGACGGCGGGCGCCGCCAAGGACACAATCGTGCTCCCTTACAACGACCCCGAGGCGCTCGCCGCCGCAGTGGCGGAGCACGGCGACCGGCTCGCGGCGGTGATCTTCGAACCGGTCTGCGGCAACATGGGCGTGGTGGCGCCGACCGACGAGTTCCTCACCGCCCTGCGCAGCGAGACCCGCCGCTGCGGGGCTTTGCTCATCGCCGACGAAGTGATGACCGGCTTCCGTCTCTCGCTGGGCGGCGCGCAAGAGCGGCTCGGCGTGGAGCCCGATCTTACGACGCTCGGCAAGATCGTCGGAGGCGGCCTGCCCGTGGGAGCTTACGGAGGTCGATCGGACGTGATGGCCCACGTCCTTCCCGAAGGCCCCGTTTTTCAAGCCGGCACGCTGAGCGGCAATCCTCTCGCCACGGCCGCCGGCACGGCGACGCTCCGCGCGTTGCGTGACCAGCCGCCTTACGCGCGACTCGAAACGCTCGCCGGACGGCTTGAGTTTGGCCTACGCAGCGCGGCGGAGGCGGCGGGCGTGCCGTTCACACTCAAACGCGTCGGCAGCATGCTCACGCTGTTCTTCAGCAAAGACGCGGTGACCGACTGGGAGTCCGCAAGCCGCTGCGACACCGAGCGTTTCGGTCGCTACTTCTGGGCGATGCTCGACCGCGGCGTTTACTTGCCATGCAGCCAGTACGAAGCGTTGTTCGTCTCGGCGTCGCACACCGAAGAGGACATCGACGCGACGATCGCCGCGGCGGAAGAATCTCTCAAGAGCGTTGCTTAG
- a CDS encoding metallophosphoesterase family protein: MRRAIISDIHGNYIALKAVLAHIADQQVDEVFCLGDIIGYGPQPCECLDGVIDNCKVTLLGNHDQGAMFDPEGFNSSAERAIFWTRDQLENSRVSRDRTDERWDFLGAMPRVHRDGDWLYVHGSARNPVNEYVFPEDIYNQKKMEKLFSLIPKGCFQGHTHVPGVFSESRNFLTPEETAYEYAVSGEKFMINVGSVGQPRDGDPRACYVIQEDNKITFNRVEYDCNATADLIYGVPDLDNFLGDRIKQGR, translated from the coding sequence TTGAGACGGGCTATCATCAGCGACATCCACGGCAACTACATCGCTCTTAAGGCGGTGCTTGCGCACATCGCCGACCAGCAGGTCGACGAAGTCTTCTGCCTGGGCGACATCATCGGCTACGGACCGCAGCCGTGTGAGTGCCTCGACGGCGTGATCGACAACTGCAAGGTCACACTCCTGGGCAACCACGACCAGGGCGCCATGTTCGACCCCGAGGGGTTCAATAGCTCGGCCGAGCGGGCCATCTTTTGGACACGCGACCAGTTGGAAAACTCGCGCGTCAGCCGCGACCGCACCGACGAGCGGTGGGATTTCCTCGGCGCCATGCCGCGGGTTCACCGCGACGGCGACTGGCTGTACGTGCACGGTTCGGCACGCAACCCGGTGAACGAGTACGTCTTCCCGGAAGACATCTACAACCAGAAGAAGATGGAGAAGTTGTTCAGCCTGATCCCCAAGGGTTGCTTCCAAGGACACACCCACGTGCCGGGCGTGTTCAGCGAGTCGCGCAACTTCCTCACGCCCGAAGAAACGGCTTACGAGTACGCCGTTAGCGGGGAGAAGTTCATGATCAACGTCGGCTCGGTCGGCCAGCCGCGCGACGGCGACCCACGTGCTTGCTACGTCATCCAGGAGGACAACAAGATCACGTTCAACCGTGTCGAGTACGACTGCAACGCAACGGCCGATCTGATCTACGGTGTGCCCGACCTCGACAACTTCCTCGGCGACCGCATCAAGCAGGGGCGGTGA
- a CDS encoding serine/threonine-protein kinase: MSAPERLGPYKIGRQRGKGGMGAVYEAESAETGERVAVKMLSPQLAVSAGFRSRFDSEIESLRTLSHANIVRLLGYGEEGDTIYYSMELIDGPSLEEQLAEGKRFSWRETAQIAAQVCRALKHAHDHGVVHRDLKPANILMDGERVKLADFGIARLFGGASITMAGGVLGTADYMSPEQAEGKPVSERCDQYSLGAVMYALLAGRPPFRASSMPEMLQLQRFAEPEPVRRYAPDTPEQLELVICQLLEKDPTDRFPNTVVLAKHLEAMLRALAHPAEDDFEYSQTLASDADRNDGDLAETLMEARRTSGPSPTSAPTPAERTMQLGGPTGLMPDSGEELAPVPRKTFTAVSTADSAAELGGWRAALGPLVLLLLVIGATAIGYHYWTRPTPREWLYQRIAHDARSDEGGPSTLASIDEFLERFPQDPRRDQLGEWRREISLNRLERRLAIARLGQPTETPLESSAARLLYQRAETIAQRDPAAGIAAFEGAAALLSVDAAADPAEAEEGGEAAGYAELAEREAQALRERLRAEGAVLRELAHRRLTHARSIVDSDPNEAKRIAEGLVALYGDDPDAQSLVNDARRLRQSLSDNAAE; encoded by the coding sequence ATGTCCGCTCCCGAACGCCTTGGCCCCTACAAGATCGGCCGCCAACGGGGCAAAGGGGGCATGGGGGCGGTTTACGAAGCCGAATCGGCTGAGACCGGCGAGCGGGTGGCCGTGAAGATGCTCTCGCCTCAGCTGGCGGTCTCCGCGGGTTTTCGCAGCCGGTTCGATTCGGAGATCGAATCGCTCCGAACGCTCAGCCACGCCAACATCGTTCGCCTGCTCGGCTACGGTGAAGAGGGCGACACGATCTATTACTCGATGGAGCTCATCGACGGCCCTAGCCTCGAGGAGCAGCTGGCCGAAGGCAAGCGTTTCAGCTGGCGTGAGACCGCCCAGATCGCCGCCCAGGTCTGCCGCGCCCTGAAGCACGCCCACGACCACGGCGTGGTGCACCGCGACCTGAAGCCGGCCAACATCTTGATGGATGGCGAGCGGGTCAAACTCGCCGACTTCGGCATCGCCCGTCTTTTTGGCGGGGCGTCGATCACCATGGCGGGCGGCGTGCTCGGCACGGCCGACTACATGTCGCCCGAGCAGGCCGAAGGCAAACCCGTGAGCGAGCGGTGCGACCAATACAGCCTCGGAGCGGTGATGTACGCCCTGCTCGCCGGCCGCCCGCCGTTCCGAGCTAGCAGCATGCCGGAGATGCTCCAGCTGCAGCGATTCGCCGAGCCCGAGCCGGTGCGGCGTTACGCGCCCGACACGCCTGAGCAGCTCGAACTGGTGATCTGCCAATTGCTGGAGAAGGACCCCACCGACAGGTTTCCTAACACGGTGGTCTTGGCCAAGCACTTGGAGGCGATGCTGCGGGCCCTCGCCCATCCGGCCGAAGACGATTTCGAGTACTCCCAAACGTTGGCCTCCGACGCCGATCGCAACGACGGGGACTTGGCCGAAACCCTCATGGAGGCCCGGCGAACGAGCGGACCCTCGCCCACCAGCGCTCCCACCCCGGCCGAGCGAACCATGCAACTAGGGGGGCCAACCGGCCTGATGCCGGACTCGGGCGAGGAGTTGGCGCCAGTCCCCAGGAAGACTTTCACCGCCGTCTCCACCGCCGACAGTGCCGCAGAGCTGGGCGGGTGGCGGGCCGCGTTGGGACCACTCGTGCTGCTGCTGCTGGTCATCGGCGCCACGGCGATAGGCTACCACTACTGGACACGTCCCACGCCGCGCGAGTGGCTCTATCAACGGATCGCCCACGACGCCCGGAGCGACGAGGGAGGGCCCTCCACGCTCGCCTCGATCGACGAGTTCCTCGAACGCTTCCCCCAAGACCCGCGTCGCGATCAACTTGGTGAGTGGCGCCGAGAAATCAGCCTCAACCGACTCGAGCGTCGATTGGCGATCGCCCGACTGGGCCAACCGACCGAAACGCCCTTGGAGAGCAGCGCGGCGCGGCTGCTGTACCAACGCGCCGAAACGATCGCCCAACGCGACCCCGCGGCGGGGATCGCCGCGTTCGAAGGCGCCGCCGCCTTGCTGTCGGTTGACGCCGCCGCCGATCCGGCGGAGGCCGAAGAAGGGGGCGAGGCGGCCGGCTACGCCGAGCTCGCCGAACGCGAAGCGCAAGCCCTCCGCGAGCGACTCCGCGCCGAAGGAGCCGTGCTCCGCGAGCTGGCCCACCGCCGGCTGACCCACGCCCGCTCGATTGTCGATTCGGACCCCAACGAGGCGAAGCGGATCGCCGAGGGCCTCGTTGCACTGTACGGCGACGACCCCGACGCACAGTCGCTCGTCAACGATGCTCGGCGTCTGCGTCAATCGCTGAGCGACAACGCCGCAGAGTAG
- the tsaB gene encoding tRNA (adenosine(37)-N6)-threonylcarbamoyltransferase complex dimerization subunit type 1 TsaB gives MTLLLAIESSGRNASMALFETVDEGPGGPFEHAPRLVQSVLPTPGQRGAVALAPAIDRLLSLAGASPNQIGLVAVTTGPGSFTGLRVGVATAKAFAYAVGAKVVAINTLDAIALRRADLGRPVVALLDAQRGELFAARYEAVEPLGDAATRILGPEGLEEMVQAGDLLTGPGVAKLTGALPVGAEAADKERWAPRAEEVGRVAAALAARGETLNPFELTPNYFRRSAAEDNWAKQRS, from the coding sequence GTGACCCTCCTACTCGCGATCGAGAGCTCCGGACGCAACGCCTCGATGGCGTTGTTCGAAACCGTCGACGAAGGTCCCGGCGGCCCCTTTGAGCACGCTCCCCGGCTTGTTCAGAGCGTGTTGCCCACGCCGGGGCAACGCGGGGCTGTCGCCTTGGCGCCGGCGATCGATCGGTTGCTCAGCCTGGCTGGGGCCTCGCCCAACCAGATCGGCCTGGTCGCCGTGACCACCGGCCCCGGCTCGTTCACCGGCCTGCGGGTTGGTGTGGCGACTGCCAAGGCGTTTGCCTACGCCGTTGGCGCCAAGGTTGTGGCGATCAACACGCTCGACGCGATCGCACTTCGGCGAGCCGACCTCGGCCGGCCGGTCGTCGCCCTGCTCGACGCCCAGCGTGGCGAGCTGTTCGCCGCTCGCTACGAGGCGGTCGAGCCGCTGGGGGATGCGGCCACACGCATCCTTGGCCCCGAAGGGCTGGAAGAAATGGTTCAAGCGGGAGACCTGCTGACAGGCCCCGGCGTCGCCAAGCTCACAGGGGCTTTGCCCGTGGGCGCCGAGGCGGCCGACAAGGAACGATGGGCCCCCCGCGCCGAAGAGGTTGGTAGGGTCGCTGCGGCGCTAGCGGCGCGTGGCGAAACGCTCAACCCCTTCGAACTGACGCCGAATTACTTTCGTCGCAGCGCGGCCGAAGACAATTGGGCTAAGCAACGCTCTTGA
- a CDS encoding GNAT family N-acetyltransferase produces MADVLEINDINELSSYQLAWNSMLSETPRASFLHTLDWLQTYWRHFGEGQKLRALVVRSQGSPISIVPLCVRTERRRYGDVRVLTYPLDNWGLWYGPIGRCQAAALTMAMRHIARTPRDWDQFEPRWMAHDTTDRGRTERAMRGAGLPAETTPYQASSVIDMTQFDGWESYLQSRTSKTRHELRRIPRRLAKIGEVEVTHHRPEPFAHGDGDPAWSLYNECERVSAASWQASKNAGNTLADERYRGFYRDTHAAAARLGMVDMNVLRIDGEPLAYLYNYSCQGRVFGLRMGYRQDAPSGVGIGLMAAALQESFARGDVAYDLGIGGEAFKRRMRTHVETNYRITHTPLTGWKPQLLRAARWWRGRRQIATKSA; encoded by the coding sequence ATGGCCGATGTCCTCGAAATCAACGACATCAACGAGCTTAGCTCCTATCAGCTGGCGTGGAACTCGATGCTGAGCGAGACGCCTCGCGCCTCGTTCCTGCACACACTCGATTGGCTCCAGACCTACTGGAGGCATTTCGGCGAGGGCCAGAAGCTGCGGGCGCTCGTTGTCCGCTCCCAAGGTTCGCCGATCAGTATCGTGCCGCTGTGTGTGCGTACCGAGCGACGCCGCTACGGCGACGTGCGGGTGCTGACCTACCCGCTCGACAACTGGGGCTTGTGGTACGGCCCTATCGGACGCTGCCAAGCGGCGGCTCTGACGATGGCGATGCGGCACATCGCCCGAACGCCGCGTGACTGGGATCAATTCGAGCCCCGCTGGATGGCGCACGACACCACCGACCGCGGCCGCACCGAACGGGCGATGCGGGGCGCCGGCTTGCCCGCCGAAACGACGCCCTACCAAGCGAGCTCGGTCATCGACATGACCCAATTCGACGGTTGGGAGTCGTACCTCCAGTCACGCACATCCAAGACCCGTCACGAGTTGCGTCGTATCCCGCGCCGGCTGGCGAAGATCGGCGAGGTGGAGGTCACGCACCACCGCCCCGAGCCATTCGCCCACGGCGACGGCGACCCCGCTTGGTCGCTCTACAACGAGTGCGAGAGGGTGTCGGCCGCCAGTTGGCAGGCTTCCAAGAACGCCGGCAACACGCTGGCCGACGAGCGTTACCGCGGCTTCTATCGCGACACGCACGCCGCGGCCGCTCGGCTCGGCATGGTCGACATGAACGTGCTGAGGATCGACGGCGAACCGCTCGCCTACCTTTACAACTACAGCTGCCAAGGCCGCGTGTTTGGCCTAAGAATGGGCTACCGTCAAGACGCCCCCAGCGGCGTGGGGATCGGGCTGATGGCGGCGGCGCTGCAGGAGAGCTTTGCCCGCGGCGACGTGGCTTACGACCTCGGCATCGGCGGCGAGGCCTTCAAGCGGCGGATGCGAACCCACGTAGAAACCAACTACCGGATCACCCACACACCGCTGACGGGATGGAAACCGCAGCTGCTGCGCGCCGCCCGGTGGTGGCGAGGCCGCCGGCAAATCGCGACAAAGAGCGCCTAG